In a single window of the Prionailurus viverrinus isolate Anna chromosome D3, UM_Priviv_1.0, whole genome shotgun sequence genome:
- the CD3H18orf32 gene encoding UPF0729 protein C18orf32 homolog isoform X2 produces the protein MVCIPCIVIPVLLWIYKKFLEPYIYPLLSPFVSRMWPSKALRESHDKNKGQVDCKGADMNGLPTKGPMEISDKKKD, from the exons ATGGTGTGTATCCCTTGCATCGTCATTCCAGTTCTGCTCTGGATCTACAAGAAGTTCCTGGAGCCGTACATAtaccctctgctctccccctttGTTAGTCGCATGTGGCCTAGTAAAGCCCTCCGAGAATCCCACGACAAAAACAAAGGCCAAGTAGACTGCAAG ggtGCAGACATGAATGGATTACCAACAAAAGGACCAATGGAAATCTCTGataaaaagaaagactaa